One genomic window of Salmo salar chromosome ssa12, Ssal_v3.1, whole genome shotgun sequence includes the following:
- the LOC106588700 gene encoding uncharacterized protein, whose product MMASFSFILPEDGHCSFKDNDVNSGWISMVTQLNTLEGPESKSQNIRLSFAEELGDKYHYANAIDSSLLWTIGYTPYIPPALKGRSFPSVESFFLDEWEPLTLLQTPQVLSTSVSIEEDNLIQSAAGLVSQVLSTSVSIEEDNLIQSAAGLVSQVLSTSVSIMENDLIQSSACLVSQVLSTSVTIMENDLIQSAAGLVSQVLSTSVTIMENDLIQSAAGLVSQVLSTSVTIMENDLIQSAAGLVSQVLSTSVAIVENDLIQSAAGLVSLVLSTSVAIVENDLIQSAASLGSLVLSTSVAIVENDLIQSAAGLVSQVLSTSVAIVENDLIQSATNLMSQDDDSTLRDSNQPEIHVADVSTKRKLPCCST is encoded by the exons ATGATGGCGAGCTTTTCATTCATTCTCCCTGAAGACGGACATTGTTCTTTTAAGGACAACGACGTTAACTCAG GGTGGATCTCAATGGTGACCCAACTCAACACCCTTGAAGGTCCAGAGTCAAAGAGTCAGAACATCCGTCTGAGCTTTGCAGAGGAACTTGGTGACAAGTACCACTACGCGAATGCCATTGACAGCTCTCTGCTCTGGACTATTGGGTACACCCCCTACATTCCCCCAGCTCTGAAAGGAAGAAGCTTCCCCTCTGTCGAGAGCTTCTTCCTGGATGAGTGGGAGCCACTGACACTCCTGCAGACTCCTCAGGTTCTGTCCACCAGTGTTTCCATCGAGGAAGACAACCTGATCCAGTCTGCTGCAGGCCTAGTGTCTCAGGTTCTGTCCACCAGTGTTTCCATCGAGGAAGACAACCTGATCCAGTCTGCTGCAGGCCTAGTATCTCAGGTTCTGTCCACCAGTGTTTCCATCATGGAAAATGACCTGATCCAGTCTTCTGCATGCCTAGTGTCTCAGGTTCTGTCCACCAGTGTTACCATCATGGAGAATGACCTGATCCAGTCTGCTGCAGGTCTAGTGTCTCAGGTTCTGTCCACCAGTGTTACCATCATGGAGAATGACCTGATCCAGTCTGCTGCAGGCCTAGTGTCTCAGGTTCTGTCCACCAGTGTTACCATCATGGAGAATGACCTGATCCAGTCTGCTGCAGGCCTAGTGTCTCAGGTTCTGTCCACCAGTGTTGCCATCGTGGAAAATGACCTGATCCAGTCTGCTGCAGGCCTAGTGTCTCTGGTTCTGTCCACCAGTGTTGCCATTGTGGAGAATGACCTGATCCAGTCTGCTGCAAGCCTAGGTTCCCTGGTCCTGTCCACCAGTGTTGCTATTGTGGAGAATGACCTGATCCAGTCTGCTGCAGGCCTAGTATCTCAGGTTCTGTCCACCAGTGTTGCCATTGTGGAAAACGACCTGATCCAGTCTGCTACAAACCTAATGTCTCAGGATGATGACTCCACACTGAGAGACTCCAACCAACCTGAGATCCACGTGGCTGATGTCTCAACCAAGAGAA AGTTGCCTTGTTGCtctacatga